The DNA sequence CGCCTGCGGCACGCGGGGGTCCGGCTCCCCGGGCTCGCTCGGCCAGCGGCGTGGCGGGCGACCCGTGAGCGCCATCTCACGCCGCTTGAACTCGCGCAGGCGCATGACCTCGGCGCGCAGATGCGCCCAGGCGTAGCCGGCAAACCCGGCCCGCCAGGTGCCGCGAATCAGCCAGTAATACAGGAACAGGGCCTGGTAGCGCCCCGGCAGGCGAAAAAAGTGCCGCTTCAACCACATGCGTCGCTGCAGCGCCGTGCCGAACAGCCTGGGCGTATCGGCCAGCGGGGCCCCCTCGGCCAGCGACAGGGCCTCAGCGGTGGTGTAGCGGTTCTGCTTGTCCCACCAGTGGTGCAGATCCGGGCTGTCGTGGTGCGCGATCTCCCCCCGCAGCGTGACCACAGGACCCGCCACGTGAGCGTGCTCGTTGACGCGCGTGGCCGAAAAATGCGCCGCGCCGGTGCGCCAGGCGCGCAGCAGGGTCAGGCGAACGGGCAGGGGACGGGTCATGAAATGCAACCGGATCGGCAGGCGGAGCCCCACCGCCTCGCGGCGGGCCATCGTGGCGAGCAGTTCGGCCTTGAGCGCGTCGGTCAGCCGCTCGTCCGGATCGAGCTTCAGGGTCCAGGGCGCGGTGATCGGCAGCTCACGCAGGGCAAAGTTCCACTGATCGCCAAAATCCGTGAAGCGACGCTGCACCACCGTCACCCCATATCGAAGGGCGATCGTGACGGTCTCGTCACGGCTCAGGCTGTCGACCAGAAAGACCTCCTGAGCGAAGCCTTGCAGATTTTCCAGCAAGCCTTCCAGCTGATGGGCCTCGTTGAGCGCCAGGATCAGCACCGCCACGGGGGCGACGCCGGGGATCCAGCGCGCGGTCAATCCCGGCTGATCCATGGCGGGAGCGCCCCTCCTGTCAGCAACCAGCGATAGGTCTCGGCCATGCGGCCGGCCACCACGGCCCAGTCGAATTCCCGTGCCATCCAGGCGCGCCCGAGTTCGCCCATCGCGGAGAGTTCCGCGGCCGGTCGGCCCAAGGCCTGATCCAGCGCCGCCACCCAGGGGTCCAGCCCCGGCGCGACCCACCAGCCGGCCCCGCGCAGGGGCAGTTCGCCCCAGGGGGCGGCCTGCGAGACCAGGGCGGGGGTGCCGGCCGCGAGCGCCTCGGCCACGGCCACGGCAAAGTTCTCGCTGTGCG is a window from the Candidatus Sericytochromatia bacterium genome containing:
- a CDS encoding glycosyltransferase family 2 protein; this encodes MDQPGLTARWIPGVAPVAVLILALNEAHQLEGLLENLQGFAQEVFLVDSLSRDETVTIALRYGVTVVQRRFTDFGDQWNFALRELPITAPWTLKLDPDERLTDALKAELLATMARREAVGLRLPIRLHFMTRPLPVRLTLLRAWRTGAAHFSATRVNEHAHVAGPVVTLRGEIAHHDSPDLHHWWDKQNRYTTAEALSLAEGAPLADTPRLFGTALQRRMWLKRHFFRLPGRYQALFLYYWLIRGTWRAGFAGYAWAHLRAEVMRLREFKRREMALTGRPPRRWPSEPGEPDPRVPQA